A genomic stretch from Peptococcus niger includes:
- a CDS encoding [Fe-Fe] hydrogenase large subunit C-terminal domain-containing protein: protein MRDFPIVTKENANCLDCYRCLRKCAMDAIDFSTGRARIIQNKCVLCGECVTECPQRTKQIITDMPRVVEALAAGKRLVLSLGGMMVTYFECSEPEAVIQKAYQIGFEKAEASDTLEPHALRAIAETIRGSEQKLWISSHCPTVVNLIEQHYAHLLPNLLPFPSLAKMHAEVLRAENPGCEVVYVTACPGEFYNRETLAAVDYIITFQDLSQLLRYTPQVRTEVPDGPPAPYRGGYAFTVVGNMATELLKAGVLRPGHTEWFSGLKSCLNILDGLDPNNLPDVQFLELMSCQSGCVSGLHMRQKGSIMDRCLCLERYYHARETWPIRPYTGPVGQVTYLDRTYYPPKADPSDVAEEMQRFFDQEGAKILNCGACGYDSCYEKSAAVVRGEADRQMCLSYMKAKAESFANAIVNSSDSGILVFDESLKILQTNPRLLKIFNSYKLKEGDLLSDHMATDAFRRVIETGQVLRDQLHHYEDIHLWTRETIQPMEGAPGHYLALFANVTGQVAQRQELEAVKGQLLEKANEVINDQMRVAQEIASLLGETTSQTKITLLKLVREFEREKELS, encoded by the coding sequence GTGCGGGATTTTCCAATTGTCACCAAAGAAAATGCAAATTGTTTAGACTGTTACCGGTGTTTGCGCAAATGTGCCATGGATGCCATTGATTTTTCAACCGGCCGTGCGCGCATTATTCAAAACAAGTGTGTCCTGTGCGGCGAATGTGTCACCGAGTGCCCACAGCGGACCAAACAGATTATTACAGATATGCCGCGCGTGGTGGAGGCCTTAGCGGCGGGCAAACGCCTGGTGCTCTCCTTAGGGGGCATGATGGTGACCTACTTTGAATGCTCCGAACCGGAGGCTGTGATTCAAAAGGCCTACCAAATTGGCTTTGAAAAGGCAGAAGCGAGCGATACCCTTGAGCCTCATGCGCTGAGGGCCATTGCTGAAACCATCCGCGGGTCGGAGCAAAAGTTGTGGATTTCTTCCCACTGCCCGACGGTGGTGAACTTGATTGAGCAGCACTATGCCCATCTCTTGCCCAACCTGCTGCCCTTTCCATCGCTGGCAAAAATGCACGCAGAAGTCCTGCGGGCTGAAAACCCCGGCTGTGAAGTGGTCTATGTCACCGCCTGCCCGGGAGAATTTTACAACCGGGAGACCCTAGCGGCGGTGGACTACATCATCACCTTTCAAGACCTGTCTCAGTTGCTGAGGTATACGCCCCAGGTGCGGACAGAGGTCCCGGATGGCCCTCCGGCCCCCTACCGAGGCGGCTATGCCTTTACCGTTGTGGGCAATATGGCCACCGAGCTTTTAAAGGCCGGCGTTTTACGGCCGGGGCATACCGAGTGGTTTTCCGGGCTGAAAAGCTGTCTTAATATTTTAGACGGCTTGGACCCGAACAACCTGCCGGATGTGCAGTTTTTAGAGCTGATGAGCTGCCAGTCCGGCTGTGTGAGCGGCCTGCACATGCGCCAGAAAGGCAGCATCATGGACCGCTGCCTCTGCCTGGAGCGGTATTATCATGCCCGGGAAACCTGGCCGATCCGGCCCTATACCGGCCCTGTGGGACAGGTGACCTACCTTGACCGGACCTACTACCCGCCCAAGGCAGATCCGTCGGATGTAGCGGAAGAGATGCAGCGCTTCTTTGACCAGGAAGGGGCCAAGATTTTAAACTGCGGCGCCTGTGGCTACGATTCTTGCTATGAAAAAAGCGCTGCGGTGGTCCGCGGTGAAGCAGACCGGCAAATGTGCCTGAGCTATATGAAGGCCAAGGCGGAAAGTTTTGCCAATGCCATTGTCAACAGCAGCGACAGCGGCATTCTCGTTTTTGACGAGTCCCTGAAAATTTTGCAGACCAACCCCAGGCTGCTGAAAATTTTTAACAGCTACAAGTTAAAGGAAGGGGACCTGCTCAGCGACCATATGGCAACGGACGCCTTCCGTCGCGTCATTGAAACAGGCCAGGTCCTGCGCGACCAGCTCCACCATTATGAAGACATTCACCTGTGGACACGGGAGACCATCCAGCCCATGGAAGGGGCGCCGGGGCATTACCTGGCCCTTTTCGCCAACGTGACAGGCCAAGTGGCCCAGCGGCAGGAACTGGAAGCGGTCAAGGGGCAGTTGCTTGAGAAGGCCAATGAAGTCATCAACGATCAAATGCGGGTGGCCCAGGAAATCGCCAGCCTGCTGGGCGAAACCACCTCACAAACAAAAATTACCCTGCTGAAGCTCGTCCGTGAATTTGAGCGGGAAAAGGAGTTGAGTTGA
- a CDS encoding NADH-dependent [FeFe] hydrogenase, group A6, giving the protein MQEVNLTINGRAVTVPKGTTILDAAKTLGIDIPTLCHMDLHNTRMHSSKATCRVCVVEVEGKKNLQPACVTLVSEGMKVVTNSDRVLTTRKTIVELLISDHPRTCLSCAKSGDCELQALAIRFGIDNVNITGKSQSLFDKDETRSLVRDMNKCVRCRRCETMCNEVQQVGALSMSGRGFNAVVNTAFGAPSMETVCTHCGQCAAVCPTGAITEKDATWDVIAALNDPDKTVIVQTAPSVRVAIGEAFGMAPGSVATGKLVTALREVGFDYVFDTDFAADLTIMEEGTELLARLNRYLAGEKEALPILTSCCPAWVNFFESQYPDLLQVPSSAKSPQQMFGAIAKTYFAEKIGVRREDLVLVSVMPCLAKKMEAGRAEFSVDGNPDVDLVLSTRELARLIQRKDINLADLPDDGFDNPLGESTGAGVIFGSTGGVIEAAVRTAYELHTGKTCPSVDFTALRGFEGVRIAEIDVDGLPLKIAVAHGLGNARGLLDEIRAGNPRGIHAIEVMACPGGCIGGAGQPYHHGDQNVILARQKAIYEIDRNMPLRKSHENPSVLALYRDFLGEPASELAHALLHTAYQAQDKY; this is encoded by the coding sequence ATGCAAGAGGTGAATTTAACCATCAACGGCCGGGCGGTGACCGTGCCCAAGGGGACGACCATTCTGGATGCGGCCAAAACGCTGGGCATCGATATTCCCACCTTGTGCCATATGGACTTGCACAACACCCGGATGCACAGCTCTAAGGCGACCTGTCGGGTGTGCGTGGTGGAAGTTGAAGGAAAGAAAAATTTACAGCCGGCCTGTGTGACCCTGGTCAGCGAAGGGATGAAGGTGGTCACCAACTCAGACCGGGTTTTGACAACGCGGAAAACCATTGTGGAACTGTTGATTTCCGACCACCCGCGAACCTGTCTGAGCTGCGCCAAGTCAGGGGATTGTGAATTGCAGGCCCTGGCCATTCGGTTCGGTATTGATAACGTGAACATTACCGGGAAGAGCCAGTCCCTTTTTGACAAAGATGAAACCCGGTCCCTGGTCCGGGATATGAACAAGTGCGTGCGTTGCCGGCGGTGTGAAACCATGTGCAACGAGGTCCAGCAGGTGGGCGCCCTTTCCATGAGCGGGCGCGGGTTTAACGCGGTGGTCAATACGGCCTTCGGGGCACCGAGCATGGAGACGGTCTGCACCCATTGTGGCCAATGTGCCGCCGTTTGTCCGACCGGGGCCATTACCGAAAAAGACGCCACCTGGGATGTGATCGCCGCCTTAAATGACCCGGACAAGACGGTGATCGTGCAAACGGCGCCCTCTGTACGGGTGGCCATTGGTGAAGCCTTCGGGATGGCGCCCGGGTCAGTGGCCACCGGTAAGCTGGTGACGGCGCTGCGGGAAGTGGGCTTTGACTATGTATTCGATACGGATTTTGCGGCAGACTTGACCATTATGGAAGAGGGGACCGAGCTCTTGGCCCGGCTCAACCGCTACCTGGCCGGTGAAAAAGAGGCCCTGCCCATTTTAACCAGCTGCTGCCCGGCCTGGGTCAATTTCTTTGAAAGCCAGTACCCGGACCTGCTCCAGGTGCCTTCATCGGCCAAGAGCCCCCAGCAAATGTTCGGCGCCATCGCCAAGACCTATTTTGCAGAAAAAATCGGGGTGCGCCGGGAAGATTTGGTGCTGGTATCGGTCATGCCCTGCCTGGCGAAAAAAATGGAGGCCGGGCGGGCAGAATTTTCCGTTGACGGCAATCCGGACGTGGACCTTGTTTTATCCACGCGGGAATTGGCCCGGCTTATTCAGCGGAAAGACATCAACTTGGCGGATTTGCCGGATGACGGTTTTGACAATCCGCTGGGTGAATCCACCGGTGCCGGGGTTATTTTCGGGTCCACCGGCGGGGTCATTGAAGCGGCGGTGCGGACGGCCTATGAACTCCACACCGGCAAGACCTGTCCCTCTGTGGACTTTACCGCCCTGCGCGGTTTTGAAGGGGTTCGGATTGCAGAGATTGATGTGGACGGCTTGCCGCTTAAGATTGCGGTGGCGCACGGCTTGGGCAATGCGCGCGGCTTGCTGGATGAAATCCGGGCAGGCAATCCGCGCGGCATCCACGCCATTGAAGTGATGGCCTGTCCGGGCGGCTGCATCGGCGGCGCCGGACAGCCCTACCACCATGGCGATCAGAATGTGATCTTGGCGCGGCAAAAGGCCATCTATGAGATTGACCGGAACATGCCCTTGCGCAAGTCCCATGAGAACCCGTCTGTATTGGCCTTGTACCGTGACTTCCTCGGTGAGCCGGCAAGCGAGCTGGCCCATGCCCTCTTGCACACCGCCTACCAGGCCCAAGATAAATATTAA
- a CDS encoding (2Fe-2S) ferredoxin domain-containing protein has product MKEVLRVCMGSACHVKGAPAVVRTLKQALKDAQLTDRVELAGRFCADECDRGVVVELPDGEKLYEVGPADVAMIIERLTQQGG; this is encoded by the coding sequence ATGAAAGAGGTTTTACGGGTTTGTATGGGCAGCGCCTGCCACGTTAAGGGGGCCCCGGCGGTGGTTCGGACCCTGAAGCAGGCCCTGAAGGACGCCCAGCTGACCGATAGGGTCGAACTGGCCGGCCGCTTTTGCGCAGACGAATGCGACCGGGGTGTCGTTGTAGAACTGCCGGACGGCGAGAAGCTCTATGAAGTAGGGCCGGCAGATGTTGCCATGATTATTGAACGATTGACCCAGCAGGGGGGATAG